Below is a genomic region from Zea mays cultivar B73 chromosome 9, Zm-B73-REFERENCE-NAM-5.0, whole genome shotgun sequence.
CTCTATCGGCTCCTATGTATACTATGATTGGTAACCTGATTAGTGGCGGTTAATCTGTGTACTAATAATATAGCCAATAACATGCTTTATAATATTGTCATGTCATATACAAGCCACCTAAAAGCAACTTAGTCATATAATAACACTTTTATGATACATTTTAATACATGATTTACCTCTTTGTTTTATAAACTGTGTATGTGAGTAGCCAACTTTTAGTTAACTATTAGTGAGCAGTTTCTTTCATATCACCACAAATCTAATGTGGCATCCCATACAATCTTACTACATCAACTTATTATACTTGCTCtctaagggctgatttggtgatcggGGATCCCGAGGGGAAAAAATtctcttgctattcaaaattaAATTGTAAGGTGATTCCTCCGCCATGGATCCCCTTGGGATCACTAATCACCAAATCAGTCCTAAGGGGTACTGCAGCTGCGGTCTGTGGTAAGGATTTCTCACACTAACGAATACCTTTCTCTAGATATTTTCACAGAGGTTAGTTGCTTTAATTTGTTAAAGGAAAAGATGATGTGTTATAAGTATTCTACTTGCATGATTGCAGCTTTGCAGGGCTACTATGCTGCACGCCCCCAAGCAACTATTTGCCTAGAACTTATGCCCCCGCTTTCTTGACGGATTAACCAGCAGCAATGAGAACTGAAAGCTCAGACATATGGGATCCATGCCTGCCAAGCATGCACTACATACGGTTGGAATCAAATACTGTAATAGATCATGGCTGGCAACCTCGCTCAGATATATGTATGTGTTTGCATCATCGTCTGTCTGCGACAAATAGAAGGATGCAGAAATGGAATTCCAGCTCGCTCACAAAAGTATGTGCTTATAGTGTGCCCCCTTTATCCTTATATAAGGAATTTAAACACGTACTTTTGGCGAGGGAGGGCTGCCAGCTCGCTAGACCAAGTTCACCAAAGAAAAAATTGCACTACTCATTAGCCTCCATGAATCCCCATTGCATGCATGTGGAGGTCATATGCATAGTAGTGATGCTACACGTACCTTCTCGATCGCACATCCATCCATGCATGCAAGCATGTATACAACACAGTACCTTTGGTCATATATACCGTTGATCAACAGCAAAAGAagttatttattattagtagctaGATCGATGAATACGTACGTACAAAACATGTGCACCCGTGTTATCGTCTTCAACAATCGAGGGAGATCGACTCATCGACACGACACATGTAGGCGGCATCATGAGGCCAAGTAAATATACAAGTACGTGTCATCTGAGACACGCATGTTTAGTGCGACATATCGTGGATTATATTACTGGCACATAAGGCTATCTCTTCGGCAACTCTTCTATCATATCACACTCTCTATCATATCTTTTATTTTTTAAACTTATTTTACAAAATAGTTTCATATCTATAGTACAAAACATTATTTTACATGGTCGGTCATATGTACGATTTTTTAGACACGCATCCTAAGGGATGTTTATTTCCCTTCTAGATTATATAAGTTAGATTATGATAGAAAGTTAGAAGGATAAAATATTACTTTGTAACCATAAATAAGTTAAAATTTGATAGATTATTTCAACTTATTTGTAATCCTAAAGTGATATTTTATCCTCCTCACACCACGTGAGGACGGGAAAGCAAAGCACTCTCTCAACACTGATCAGCGAACCAGCAGAGACCCTCTCCTCATCAGATTACCTAGTTATATAGTTCTTTTTCTTCAAAGTGGCAGCGGGAGCGGCTCATCTCCATGGGGTGGCCAGAGCACTGTGTCAGGCATGCGTGCAGTGCAGTAGAGAGAGATCGACCAGCTGATCTAGATAATAACACAAGCTTATAATCTCCCACGAGGCAAGACAGGGATCTCCCTGTTGCTAGCTCGCGAtcttatatatatagagagagggagagagagctgaGAGATTACAACTGAAGTGCTGAGCATATATATACCCGGCCTTCAAGATGATCACTGTTGGGCACCCGGTGGCCTTTGCTGTGGGGATCCTAGGTATATGCATGCTCACAGCAGGTTCCTTCTTGGAAGATGCTGCATTATTTAATTTTCTCACAGATTATTAGCACAGTGTAGTTGTGGGCTTGTGGCTACTGGCTAGCTAATCTGGCTTATCTCCGCCCTTGACAAACACTAAACGCGCTTAATTGGTTAATTAGTCTGTCGTCGCCGAACTGAAACTAACGCCCTATGGTCTGTTAATTATTGCAGGAAACATCCTGTCATTCCTGGTCATCCTTGCACCAGTGTGAGTACCAATCATAATCGATCATCAGAACTTGCCTCTCATTACATATGGACGTACGAACGCTAAAATAAAACCTGCATGATGCACACATGCATGTACGACAGGCCGACGTTCTACCGCGTGTACGCGAAGAAGTCGACGGAGTCGTTCCAGTCGGTGCCGTACGTGGTGGCGCTGCTGAGCGCGACGCTGTGGCTCTACTACGCGCTGCTGAGCACggacctcctcctcctctccatCAACACCGTCGCCTGCGTCGCCGAGTCCGTCTACCTCGCCGTCTACCTCGCCTACGCGCCCGGGCCCGCGAAGGCGTTCACGCTCAAGCTGCTGTGCGCCATCAACATGGGGCTCTTCGGCGCCATGGTCGCCTTCCTGCAGTTCTACGTCGTCGACACGCAGCGCCGCGTCTCCATCGCCGGCGGCGTCGGCGCCGCCTTCGCGCTCGCCGTCTTCGTCGCTCCTCTCGCCATCATCGTAATAAGCTGGCTGCATGCTCTGTCTCTAGCTAGCTACCTGCAGATTGTCGTCCATCAGTAGTATTACTGATTGCTTTAACCAATAAACAGCGGCGAGTGATGAGAACCAAGAGCGTGGAGTTCATGCCCTTCTGGCTGTCCTTCTTCCTCACCGTCAGCGCCGTTGTCTGGTTCTTCTACGGCCTCCTCATCAAAGATTTCTTCGTCGCGGTAAGCAAAGCACGCAACCGACCGCATTGTTCGTCAACTACTGTATTTCTTTTCCCCGGCCCGCGCTTTTTATCTTCTCGTGCCAAATGAATTAAAGGTAGATACCTGCAGGCGGAAGGTATGCTGCTAATTGGTTTAATACACACGTACTTTTATGATGTAATCACGCATAGTGAAGTACAGGTGTCTGCGTTTGTGTCACCACGCCCACGGCCCAGCTGTTTTCCTGTCTTGTCTATGTCTATGTATATCTTTGCAAAAGCATGCAGAATAAGCTAGTATTCTATGTCTATGCGTAATGTATATATATGCAGATGCCGAACGTGCTGGGCCTGCTGTTCGGCCTGGCCCAGATGGTTCTCTTCTTCGTGTACCGGAACCGGAACCCCAAGAAGAACGGCGCCGTGTCGGAGATGCAGCAGGCGGCGGTGCAGGCCGACGCCGAGAAGGAGCGGCGGTCCCACGCCAACGCCGACGGGGAGGCCGACGTGAGAACCGTCATCGTCGACATCATGCCGCCGCCTCCCGCGATGATGGTGATGATGACGGCCGCACATCAGACGCCGCCGGCCGTGGAGGTGGTCTGATCCATGCATCGGGCACAGATGGACATAGCTACGTGCACGACATtcatgtgtgtgtatatatatatatatatatatatatatatatatatatatatatatatatatatatatatatatatatatatatatatatatatatatatatatatatatatacactgtatttatatattacacctgggtgcattcaatatagagaatgcacccaggccgaacctatGTGCCAGGACCGAGCCAACCGTCCCACCCAGGCCGgtttcgtccctcccgcacgctccGGACAGAATATTTTCACTTTCCCGCCCCCGCCTCTCTTTCTCCGTGAACGGCTCCTCCGCGAACGGCTCCTCCGCGAACGGCTCAACCTCTTCacataagttgcaatcacaccagacttgcagttgcaattacaccagacagcagttgcaattacaccaggcagcagttgcaatcattgttttgtttaacagatttttggacatagttatataggagttgcaatcacaccagaccagccgttgcaattacaccagacagcagttgcaatcattgtttgtttaacagatttttggacatagttatataaaagttgcaatcacaccagaccagaagttgcaattacaccagaccagcagttgcaatcttgtttgtttaatagatttttggacatagttatatagaagttgcaatcacaccagacccacagttgcaattacaccagaccagcagttgcaatcttgtttgtttaatagatttttggacatagttatatagaagttgcaatcacaccagacccacAGTTGCAATTACATCAGAGCAGCAGTTGCAATCTTGTTTATTTaatagatttttggacatagttatatagaagttgcaatcacaccagaccagcagttgcaattacatcagaccagcagttgcaatcatattttttaacaaaatttctcAGAGTTATTCAAATGCGGGGGACAGAGACACGCTGAcagagaggcgcgcggcggcgcggggacagggagaCGCGCGGCGGCGCGAGAACagggaggcgctcggcggcgcgaggacagggaggcgctcggcggcggtgggatttaggggaggagcatcgaggaggcggcggcggcgcggggaaagggatgcgcgcggcggcggcggggggctAGGAGGCGCGCGAAAACGCCTGGGTGCTCGGCGGCGGTGGGATTTAGGGGAGGAGcatcgaggaggcggcggcggcgcggggaaagggatgcgcgcggcggcggcggggggctAGGAGGCACGCGAAAacgcctgggtgcattcaatatagagaatgcacccaggtgcattttagcagcgccgtatatatatatatatatatatatatatatatatatatatatatcgcatAAGTAGACGCGTTTATTCATGTACTTTGTACTAGTACTTACGAAGAAATGCATTACTTATTAAGAGTATCTCCAACAAAGTTACCTATAAAAATACCCTATAATTTAAAAATGGATATATTTTGTAGAATTTAGGGCACGAACAAAACATTCCGCTCCAGCAGTAAATCttcaaatctagattatagggtaGCTCAGTGCGGCGTAGTATATTTAAGGCACTTGTGAGAGTGCCCTATAATTTTTTTAACCAAATTTTATAAAATAAGTCACTGTTGAGTAGTTTTTACTGCGTAGAGTCAcatatttcaatttgaggcacCAGTTTGAGACATTGTTAGAGATGCTCTTTCAATAGTGTAGAACACGAGATGCCCCCGTAAGCCCCTGCCTCTGCCCCTGCCTGTCCCCCAAAGTCCACTCATCCCGGCGACACACCTCGTGGTGCCGCACCCGCTCGCTATGCCGCACCCTACCCCCACCCCACCCCCATTATCGTCCTCCCCATCCTCGGCGCCCCGCTCCACACCCGCCCTCGCCTAACTATCCTTGCCGTGCCCCGCCTCCATCCTCGACGACTCCGCTCTCTAGCCCTGTCCTCGCCAGCATCGGCGCCTGCTCTCTCCGTCGTGGGGGAGGGGAAAGcggaggaggaagaagagcaaAGCAGTTAAGCCGGCTC
It encodes:
- the LOC103640316 gene encoding bidirectional sugar transporter SWEET12: MITVGHPVAFAVGILGNILSFLVILAPVPTFYRVYAKKSTESFQSVPYVVALLSATLWLYYALLSTDLLLLSINTVACVAESVYLAVYLAYAPGPAKAFTLKLLCAINMGLFGAMVAFLQFYVVDTQRRVSIAGGVGAAFALAVFVAPLAIIRRVMRTKSVEFMPFWLSFFLTVSAVVWFFYGLLIKDFFVAMPNVLGLLFGLAQMVLFFVYRNRNPKKNGAVSEMQQAAVQADAEKERRSHANADGEADVRTVIVDIMPPPPAMMVMMTAAHQTPPAVEVV